TTCTCCGGTCTAAGCTTAGTGCCTTAGTACACAGCAATGGAGGTCAAGGTGTTGAGCTCCAGGCTCGTCAAGCCTGCCTACACTGCCGGCGAAGCGCCGATGCCGGCCACCGAGTACATTGCGCTGTCCATGTTCGACAGGGTGACGTTCGAGATGCAGATGGCCATCATCTACGCCTTCGCGCCGCCCGCGCCCACCACGGCCTCCATCGAGAAGGGCCTTGCCACGGTCCTCGCCCAGTACCGCGCCTTCGCCGGGCAGCTCGGCGAGTCCCCCGACGGCACGCCGTCAGTCATACTCAACGACCGTGGCGCGCGCCTGGTTGAGGCGACCGTGGACGCCGACCTCGTCGACATGGCGCCCTCGAAGCCCACGCCGGAGCTGCTCAAGCTGCATCCTGACCTGGAGGCGGAGCACCAGGAGGTCGTGCTGCTGCAGCTGACACGGTTCCGGTGCGGCTCGCTCGCAGTAGGGTTCACGTCCAACCACGTCGTCGCCGACGGCCATGCCACCAGCAACTTCCTCGTGGCCTGGGGGCGCGCCACTAGAGGGCTCTCCATGGGCCTCCCGCCCGTGCACCACCACAAAGACCTCTTCAAGCCACGGTCGTCCCCTCGCGTGGAGCACGACCACCGTAACAGGGAGTACTACCTGCCGTCGCCCACCGACGTGGTCGGTCACCACGGCGACGCCGCCGACAGCATCGTCATCCACAAGGCGCACTTCACCAAGGACTTCATCGCCGGTCTCCGCGCCAAGGCGTCAGAAGGGCGCGGCTGGCCGTTCAGCCGGTTCGAGACCATCCTCGCCCACCTTTGGCGCACCATGACGCGCGCGCGCGACCTGAGCCCCGAAGAGACCTCCAAGATCCGGCTCTCCGTGGACGGACGGCACCGGCTGGGCCAGCCGGCGGAGTACTTCGGCAACATGGTACTTTGGGCGTTCCCGCGCTCCACGGTGGGCGACCTCCTGAACCGGCCGCTGAAGCACGCCGCCCAGGTGATCCACGACGAGGTGGCGAGGGTGGACGGTGCCTACTTCCAATCTTTTGTCGACTTCGCGAGCTCCGGCGCCGCCGAGAAGGAAGGGCTCGCGCGGAGCGCCGTCTGCAAGGACGCGCACTGCCCGGACGTGGAGGTGGACAGCTGGCTGACGTTCCCGTTCTACGAGCTGGACTTCGGTACGGGGAGCCCGAGCTACTTCATGCCGGCATACTTCCCCACGGAGGGGATGCTTTTCCTCGCGCCGTCCAACTTCGGCGACGGCAGCGTCGATGCCTTCGTCCCCGTCTTCGAGCACAATCTACAGGCGTTCAAAGAATGCTGCCACTCCATGGAGTAGGTTGACAAACTGAGAATCGGTAGATTGATAACTGAGGGTCAGCAGAGAAAAGAATGTTGGTTACGTGCAAAGcacattttctttcttttctttttttcatttgagATTTTTTTTNNNNNNNNNNNNNNNNNNNNNNNNNNNNNNNNNNNNNNNNNNNNNNNNNNNNNNNNNNNNNNNNNNNNNNNNNNNNNNNNNNNNNNNNNNNNNNNNNNNNNNNNNNNNNNNNNNNNNNNNNNNNNNNNNNNNNNNNNNNNNNNNNNNNNNNNNNNNNNNNNNNNNNNNNNNNNNNNNNNNNNNNNNNNNNNNNNNNNNNNNNNNNNNNNNNNNNNNNNNNNNNNNNNNNNNNNNNNNNNNNNNNNNNNNNNNNNNNNNNNNNNNNNNNNNNNNNNNNNNNNNNNNNNNNNNNNNNNNNNNNNNNNNNNNNNNNNNNNNNNNNNNNNNNNNNNNNNNNNNNNNNNNNNNNNNNNNNNNNNNNNNNNNNNNNNNNNNNNNNNNNNNNNNNNNNNNNNNNNNNNNNNNNNNNNNNNNNNNNNNNNNNNNNNNNNNNNNNNNNNNNNNNNNNNNNNNNNNNNNNNNNNNNNNNNNNNNNNNNNNNNNNNNNNNNNNNNNNNNNNNNNNNNNNNNNNNNNNNNNNNNNNNNNNNNNNNNNNNNNNNNNNNNNNNNNNNNNNNNNNNNNNNNNNNNNNNNNNNNNNNNNNNNNNNNNNNNNNNNNNNNNNNNNNNNNNNNNNNNNNNNNNNNNNNNNNNNNNNNNNNNNNNNNNNNNNNNNNNNNNNNNNNNNNNNNNNNNNNNNNNNNNNNNNNNNNNNNNNNNNNNNNNNNNNNNNNNNNNNNNNNNNNNNNNNNNNNNNNNNNNNNNNNNNNNNNNNNNNNNNNNNNNNNNNNNNNNNNNNNNNNNNNNNNNNNNNNNNNNNNNNNNNNNNNNNNNNNNNNNNNNNNNNNNNNNNNNNNNNNNNNNNNNNNNNNNNNNNNNNNNNNNNNNNNNNNNNNNNNNNNNNNNNNNNNNNNNNNNNNNNNNNNNNNNNNNNNNNNNNNNNNNNNNNNNNNNNNNNNNNNNNNNNNNNNNNNNNNNNNNNNNNNNNNNNNNNNNNNNNNNNNNNNNNNNNNNNNNNNNNNNNNNNNNNNNNNNNNNNNNNNNNNNNNNNNNNNNNNNNNNNNNNNNNNNNNNNNNNNNNNNNNNNNNNNNNNNNNNNNNNNNNNNNNNNNNNNNNNNNNNNNNNNNNNNNNNNNNNNNNNNNNNNNNNNNNNNNNNNNNNNNNNNNNNNNNNNNNNNNNNNNNNNNNNNNNNNNNNNNNNNNNNNNNNNNNNNNNNNNNNNNNNNNNNNNNNNNNNNNNNNNNNNNNNNNNNNNNNNNNNNNNNNNNNNNNNNNNNNNNNNNNNNNNNNNNNNNNNNNNNNNNNNNNNNNNNNNNNNNNNNNNNNNNNNNNNNNNNNNNNNNNNNNNNNNNNNNNNNNNNNNNNNNNNNNNNNNNNNNNNNNNNNNNNNNNNNNNNNNNNNNNNNNNNNNNNNNNNNNNNNNNNNNNNNNNNNNNNNNNNNNNNNNNNNNNNNNNNNNNNNNNNNNNNNNNNNNNNNNNNNNNNNNNNNNNNNNNNNNNNNNNNNNNNNNNNNNNNNNNNNNNNNNNNNNNNNNNNNNNNNNNNNNNNNNNNNNNNNNNNNNNNNNNNNNNNNNNNNNNNNNNNNNNNNNNNNNNNNNNNNNNNNNNNNNNNNNNNNNNNNNNNNNNNNNNNNNNNNNNNNNNNNNNNNNNNNNNNNNNNNNNNNNNNNNNNNNNNNNNNNNNNNNNNNNNNNNNNNNNNNNNNNNNNNNNNNNNNNNNNNNNNNNNNNNNNNNNNNNNNNNNNNNNNNNNNNNNNNNNNNNNNNNNNNNNNNNNNNNNNNNNNNNNNNNNNNNNNNNNNNNNNNNNNNNNNNNNNNNNNNNNNNNNNNNNNNNNNNNNNNNNNNNNNNNNNNNNNNNNNNNNNNNNNNNNNNNNNNNNNNNNNNNNNNNNNNNNNNNNNNNNNNNNNNNNNNNNNNNNNNNNNNNNNNNNNNNNNNNNNNNNNNNNNNNNNNNNNNNNNNNNNNNNNNNNNNNNNNNNNNNNNNNNNNNNNNNNNNNNNNNNNNNNNNNNNNNNNNNNNNNNNNNNNNNNNNNNNNNNNNNNNNNNNNNNNNNNNNNNNNNNNNNNNNNNNNNNNNNNNNNNNNNNNNNNNNNNNNNNNNNNNNNNNNNNNNNNNNNNNNNNNNNNNNNNNNNNNNNNNNNNNNNNNNNNNNNNNNNNNNNNNNNNNNNNNNNNNNNNNNNNNNNNNNNNNNNNNNNNNNNNNNNNNNNNNNNNNNNNNNNNNNNNNNNNNNNNNNNNNNNNNNNNNNNNNNNNNNNNNNNNNNNNNNNNNNNNNNNNNNNNNNNNNNNNNNNNNNNNNNNNNNNNNNNNNNNNNNNNNNNNNNNNNNNNNNNNNNNNNNNNNNNNNNNNNNNNNNNNNNNNNNNNNNNNNNNNNNNNNNNNNNNNNNNNNNNNNNNNNNNNNNNNNNNNNNNNNNNNNNNNNNNNNNNNNNNNNNNNNNNNNNNNNNNNNNNNNNNNNNNNNNNNNNNNNNNNNNNNNNNNNNNNNNNNNNNNNNNNNNNNNNNNNNNNNNNNNNNNNNNNNNNNNNNNNNNNNNNNNNNNNNNNNNNNNNNNNNNNNNNNNNNNNNNNNNNNNNNNNNNNNNNNNNNNNNNNNNNNNNNNNNNNNNNNNNNNNNNNNNNNNNNNNNNNNNNNNNNNNNNNNNNNNNNNNNNNNNNNNNNNNNNNNNNNNNNNNNNNNNNNNNNNNNNNNNNNNNNNNNNNNNNNNNNNNNNNNNNNNNNNNN
Above is a window of Triticum dicoccoides isolate Atlit2015 ecotype Zavitan chromosome 5B, WEW_v2.0, whole genome shotgun sequence DNA encoding:
- the LOC119306022 gene encoding putrescine hydroxycinnamoyltransferase 3-like, translated to MEVKVLSSRLVKPAYTAGEAPMPATEYIALSMFDRVTFEMQMAIIYAFAPPAPTTASIEKGLATVLAQYRAFAGQLGESPDGTPSVILNDRGARLVEATVDADLVDMAPSKPTPELLKLHPDLEAEHQEVVLLQLTRFRCGSLAVGFTSNHVVADGHATSNFLVAWGRATRGLSMGLPPVHHHKDLFKPRSSPRVEHDHRNREYYLPSPTDVVGHHGDAADSIVIHKAHFTKDFIAGLRAKASEGRGWPFSRFETILAHLWRTMTRARDLSPEETSKIRLSVDGRHRLGQPAEYFGNMVLWAFPRSTVGDLLNRPLKHAAQVIHDEVARVDGAYFQSFVDFASSGAAEKEGLARSAVCKDAHCPDVEVDSWLTFPFYELDFGTGSPSYFMPAYFPTEGMLFLAPSNFGDGSVDAFVPVFEHNLQAFKECCHSME